One window of the Enterobacter huaxiensis genome contains the following:
- a CDS encoding 6-phospho-beta-glucosidase, producing MSGFKEGFLWGGAVAAHQLEGGWKEGGKGVSVADVMTAGAHGVPREITNGVLQGKNYPNHEAIDFYHRYKEDIRLFAEMGFKCFRTSIAWTRIFPKGDELEPNEAGLKFYDDLFDECLKYGIEPVITLSHFEMPFHLVTEYGGWRNRKLIDFFVRFSKVVFQRYQHKVKYWMTFNEINNQANFHEDFAPFTNSGLKYEPGEDREPVMFQAAHYELVASALAVKAGREINPSLHIGCMIAMCPIYPLTCAPDDMMMAMNAMHRRYWFTDVHVRGKYPQHLLNYFERRGFALDITEEDKAALAQGCVDYIGFSYYMSFVTKATPDNPQLDYDESKSLVSNPYVQKSDWGWQIDPVGLRYSLNWFWDHYQLPLFIVENGFGAIDVQESDGTVNDQYRIDYLAAHISEMKKAVVEDGVDLMGYTPWGCIDLVSAGTGEMKKRYGFIFVDKDNEGNGTLNRSKKKSFEWYQKVIASNGEQL from the coding sequence ATGTCAGGATTCAAAGAAGGTTTTCTGTGGGGCGGTGCTGTTGCGGCGCACCAGCTCGAAGGCGGCTGGAAAGAGGGCGGAAAGGGCGTTAGCGTTGCCGACGTGATGACTGCCGGCGCGCACGGCGTGCCGCGTGAAATCACCAACGGCGTGCTGCAGGGCAAAAACTACCCGAACCATGAGGCCATCGACTTCTACCATCGCTATAAAGAAGACATCCGACTCTTTGCCGAGATGGGGTTCAAATGCTTCAGGACCTCTATCGCCTGGACGCGTATTTTCCCGAAAGGGGACGAGCTGGAGCCGAACGAGGCTGGCCTTAAATTTTACGATGACCTGTTCGACGAGTGCCTGAAGTACGGCATCGAGCCGGTGATTACGCTTTCTCACTTCGAGATGCCTTTCCACCTGGTCACGGAATACGGCGGCTGGCGCAACCGTAAGCTGATCGACTTCTTCGTCCGCTTCTCAAAAGTGGTTTTCCAGCGCTATCAGCATAAAGTGAAGTACTGGATGACCTTCAACGAGATCAACAACCAGGCCAACTTCCACGAAGACTTCGCGCCCTTTACTAACTCCGGGCTGAAGTACGAGCCGGGTGAAGACCGCGAGCCGGTGATGTTCCAGGCGGCGCACTATGAGCTGGTGGCCAGCGCCCTGGCGGTGAAGGCGGGGCGCGAGATTAACCCGTCTCTGCATATCGGCTGCATGATTGCCATGTGCCCAATCTATCCGCTGACCTGCGCGCCGGACGACATGATGATGGCAATGAACGCCATGCACCGTCGCTACTGGTTCACCGACGTGCACGTGCGCGGTAAGTACCCGCAGCACCTGCTCAACTACTTTGAACGTCGTGGGTTCGCGCTGGATATCACCGAAGAAGATAAAGCGGCGCTGGCGCAGGGCTGCGTGGATTACATCGGCTTCAGCTATTACATGTCCTTCGTCACCAAAGCGACGCCGGACAACCCGCAGCTGGACTACGACGAAAGCAAGAGCCTGGTGTCGAATCCATACGTGCAGAAATCCGACTGGGGCTGGCAGATTGACCCGGTGGGGCTGCGCTACTCCCTCAACTGGTTCTGGGATCACTATCAGCTGCCGCTGTTCATCGTTGAGAACGGCTTCGGCGCCATCGACGTGCAGGAGAGCGACGGCACGGTGAATGACCAGTACCGTATTGATTACCTCGCCGCGCACATCAGCGAGATGAAAAAAGCGGTGGTGGAAGACGGCGTTGACCTGATGGGCTATACCCCGTGGGGCTGTATCGACCTGGTGTCCGCCGGAACCGGCGAGATGAAAAAACGCTACGGCTTTATCTTTGTCGATAAAGACAACGAGGGGAACGGCACGCTGAACCGCAGCAAAAAGAAATCGTTTGAGTGGTATCAGAAGGTGATTGCCAGCAACGGAGAGCAGCTATAA